A single region of the Fusarium keratoplasticum isolate Fu6.1 chromosome 7, whole genome shotgun sequence genome encodes:
- a CDS encoding NmrA domain-containing protein has product MPVVAVAGGSGDLGSLIVKALFERGKHEVYVLSRGPPADSPERVSPLTGKSYTAFIQNDYTSIDALTQDLDMRRVEVVICAFSLRNDNACNAQLQLIQAADKASSVRRFIPSEFNIDYDLGDAVPYSNKRFHLAGRRTLEKTSLEFSYIYPGMFMDYYGMPKFPTPLRPLCFFIDPVNQVAVLPDDGEAKMSMSLTTDVARYTALALDLEKWPRVMTTTASTVTLKSLVRLFEKSTGRPFNVEYQPVSKFLEHESMLLPENGAIAELFPQRFPGGLKQLRALIADLEASVALGAYDLDKIEGQLSLTEVFEGETSSPTRIEDLMKTAWGTD; this is encoded by the exons ATGCCTGTCGTCGCAGTGGCCGGCGGTTCTGGCGACCTAGGCAGTCTCATTGTCAAGGCATTGTTTGAGAGAGGGAAGCATGAGGTATATGTGCTATCGAGAGGA CCACCAGCTGATTCTCCGGAGCGAGTGTCTCCCCTGACTGGCAAATCCTACACTGCCTTCATCCAGAATGATTACACAAGCATCGATGCTCTCACCCAAGACCTGGATATGCGCAGAGTTGAGGTCGTGATCTGCGCCTTCAGCCTTCGTAACGACAACGCATGCAACGCACAGTTACAGTTGATCCAGGCTGCCGATAAAGCCTCTTCTGTCAGACGCTTCATACCATCCGAGTTCAACATCGACTATGATCTCGGCGACGCAGTGCCGTATTCGAACAAGAGGTTTCACTTGGCCGGCAGACGCACGCTTGAGAAGACAAGTCTGGAGTTTAGCTACATCTATCCTGGCATGTTCATGGACTACTACGGCATGCCCAAGTTCCCAACGCCGCTGAGGCCTCTGTGCTTCTTTATCGACCCCGTCAACCAAGTTGCAGTCCTTCCAGATGACGGCGAGGCAAAAATGTCCATGTCCCTAACTACGGATGTTGCTCGCTATACTGCCCTGGCGCTTGACTTGGAGAAATGGCCGAGAGTCATGACAACAACTGCGAGCACCGTCACCTTGAAAAGCCTGGTGCGCCTTTTCGAGAAGTCCACAGGTCGCCCATTCAATGTCGAGTATCAACCAGTGTCCAAGTTTCTGGAGCACGAAAGCATGTTGCTTCCTGAAAATGGCGCCATTGCTGAACTGTTTCCCCAGCGATTTCCTGGTGGTCTCAAGCAACTTCGGGCCCTGATAGCTGATCTTGAGGCCAGTGTGGCCCTCGGAGCGTATGATCTGGACAAGATTGAGGGCCAGCTGAGCCTCACTGAGGTCTTTGAGGGGGAAACGTCGTCGCCTACACGGATCGAGGACCTGATGAAAACAGCGTGGGGGACGGATTGA